From the genome of Flammeovirgaceae bacterium:
AGGCCTTCAGGCTTTGCCACACCTTGAGGAGCTCTGCATATCCCTTGGTCCAAATATTGCCGGAGGCTTTCCTGCCATAAGGGTTTTCCGGCACATAGCGGAAGGTGATCAATGAAAAGCCCATCCACCACAAGCCCACCAACAAAAACGTAAACCTGACCGCACCCCCTTCGGTGGCAAAACCAAACGAATCGAAATAGGTAATGATAAACAAGCAAATTACCATGAGGATCACACTTCCATAATACCCCATGGAATACCCGCGGGCGCTGGTGGCATCGTACCTGTCGATGGTCACGATTTCCGGCAGGAAGGCATCGTAAAACACCAGGCTGCCGGAATAGCCTATACTGGCGAGCATGGAGCAAACTATGGCCCATTCCAAATCGCCCACGTCCCTAAAAAAATAAAGGCCCATGCACGCCATGCTGCCCAGCGCCACAAATACCTTCATGTAAGCCTTTTTCCTCCCTGCATAGTCGGCCATTCCCGACAGCAGCGGCAAGATAAGGGCCACGATAAAAAAGGAAAACGAGAGTGCATAGGTATAGAGCACTGAATTGTTAAGGGAAAACCCGAGGAAGGCCACGGTATCCCCCCTTTCCGTTACCGCCACGGCCTTATAATAAACAGGAAAGATGGCGGAAGTAATGACCAGGGAGTATACGGAGTTGGCCCAATCGTACATGCACCACGCCCTGATGGTGCGGGTGTTGTTGAGCTGTGGGGAGACAGCAGAGTCCATAAAATCACAAAGGCCCCTTCCAGGTTTGTCCTGGAAGGGGCCTTCATTTATTTCAAGTGAAAAAACAAATTACCTGTTTTCGGATTTTTGCAGGGTCGAGTACAAAATCTTCCGGGCATTGGCCTTTCTGAGTTCCGTCTCCACGTCTGCAATAATTCCGCGCTTGGCTTCCCTGTCCACCTTCATGGCGATGGTCAACTGCTCACGCTCGTTTTCAGGAAGCTCGTCTTTTTTACGGTTTACCCACAAGATGATATCGCTTGGCTCAATAAAGGCATCGTCTGCCTGTATTTTTGGCTCCGTGCCAAACTGTTCTGACTTTTTGGGCTCCCCGATATAAAGGTTGGTCACCAGCGACTTGCGTTGCAACTTCCTCAACTGTGTGGCCTGGGGGATACGCTGCATTACGTCCACCGCTGTTTTCCTCAATTCGGTCGTCACCATAAAGAAGAACAACAACATGAATACCACGTCAGGCATGGAAGATGTGGGGATGTCCTGCTTTACTTTCGTTTTTTTTCTAAACTTAGACATAGTTCAAATTTTATCAGTTTCCTCCTGCCTTGGTAGGCTCGGCAATGGATATGTTCATAGGTATCCCTTCCCTGCCTTTGTCATATATCCGTTTGTTCTCCGGGTTGTTCAGGTCAGAGGCAACTTTCCTAAATTCCTCATTGGTAACGCCCGCCTGCTCGGCATATATGTCATAATAGGCAGCCTGGGCAATGTCCAGTATTTCAATAAACCTTTTGTGCGTGGTACCCCTGTCGGTCTTCAACGACACGATGGCCTTTTCAGGGTTGTCAGAGCTTTTAGGGTCTGCCCCATTGTTCAGTATGAACTTCTTGATCATGTCCTTCAACCCTGACACGTCCTCCATGGGCTCCCCTTCCACCAGAAGGGCATCAGAGGAGTTGACCTGGATTTTGAACATGTTGCGCTCCGGGATTTTAATGTCTTCCGTTTGCGCCTCCGGGGGCGGAGGAAGCTGCATACTCAATCCTTTGTCATTGGGCATCGTGGTGGTGACCAAAAAGAAGGTCAACAACAAGAACGCAATGTCGGCCATTGAGGCATTCGGTATTTCTGGGGTACTCTTAGCCATTATTTAAGGGCTTTATTGATTTCTGAGAACACGATTCCTATCAGGGCAACAAAAAACACAATGTAAAACATGGTCAATCCTGCCCCTATCAATTTGGAGCTACTTTCGCCAACCCCCTGGGCAGTGTATTTGGCCGTTACCTCCGATCCGGACAAGCCGAAGGAGATAAGGAACAACACCACCAACGCGCCCAGCCCCATAGCGGACTTTAGAAGTTCCTTAGGGGATTTAAACGCATTGATCAAAGGAAGTATTACTGCTGCAACAACCGCTATCAGCAGCAGGCCATAGCCCACATATAATCCGATATCTTCCATATTACTTTACGATTTTATGCTTCACCAACAAATCAACCAGGGAGATGGAAGCATCTTCCATATCGTTTACCAGGCTGTCTATTTTGGAAACAAGGTAGTTATAAAATACTTGAAGGATCATACCTACGATAAGGCCACCTACAGTAGTCAACAAGGCAGTTTTCATACCACCGGCAACCACCTGGGGGGAAATATCACCGGCAGCCTCGATGGCATCAAATGCGCCCACCATACCAATTACCGTTCCAAAGAACCCAAGCATGGGGCCCAGTGAAATAAACAATGAAATCCAGATCAAGCCTTTTTCCAGGCGGCCCATCTCAACGCCACCGTAAGAAACGATGGACTTCTCTACCATTTCCATCCCTTCGGAAGACCTCATAAGCCCCTGGGTGAAGATGGAGGCCACAGGGCCTTTTGTATTTTTGGTCACATCTTTTGCCGCTTCAATCCCGCCTTTGGACAGGGCATCTTCAATTTTGGCCAAAAGTTTTTTGGTATTGGTGGTAGCCAGGTTCAAGGTAATGATCCTTTCAATTGAAACCGCCAATCCAAAGATCAAACAGATTAGGATTGGCCACATGAACGGGGCACCACCTTCAATAAATTTTTCTTTGATCCTTTGATGAAAACTGGCCTCTTCGGTAGTGGCATCTGTGGCAACATCCATTACCGGAGCCTGGTCCTGTTCTGAAGATACAGCTTCAGTCTGTTCGCTCCCTGTTTGAGTGGAGTCTCCTTCCTGGGCCATGGCCAGGGTGAAAGACCCAAAAATCAGAACCCCGAATAGAGCGAGAATAGCAAATTGTTTTTTCATGGTTTAAGGTTTAAGATATACTTGAAGTGGCCAAAATTAAAGGTTTTGTTCATTTCTAAGCAAAATTTCCAAAAAAAAATACAAAATAATCTTAAGGCTTTTCGCGCTACTACCATAGAATGCCCATTCACTCCGTTGGTCACACAGAATTTTATTTGTTGGAAAATTTTACATGGTGACAAATGATGAAAAACTGAATTTGTTCAATGGTTTTATTATCCATTTCTTTGTGGCTGAATTTTTGGAGAGGTGGCAGAGTGGCTGAACGCGCACGCTTGGAAAGCGTGTTTACGGAAACGTAACGAGGGTTCGAATCCCTCCCTCTCCGCATTTTAGGACAATCCGCCCGCCTGCCACAGGCGCCCATTTTGGCCAGTCCTGCCCAACCGTTCCCGGCCTTTGGGGCCTCCAACCCCCTACTGCAAGATGTGGTAGCCGCGAGGTCAGCCTTCCGTTAGCTCCCCGCACAAAGCCTTCCCTATCCATTGCCGCGCATGGCCGGTCCCCCCTTCGCCCAACAGCAGCATCAGTTTGGTAATGGCCGCCTCCGTGGTCATGTCTGCCCCGCTGGCCACCCCTATCTCCTCCAGGGCCTTGCTGGTGGCGTACTTGCCCTGGGTCACCATCCCACCGGGGCATTGTGATATGTTCAGGATAAGGATATTGCCGGCAACGGCATCCTTTAGCAGCGCCAAAAACCAGGGGGCACTGGGGGCATTCCCTGCCCCATAGGTTTCCAGCACCAAGGCCTTCAGGCCGGGGGTGGCCAATACCGCCCTTACAAAGGGTTCGCTGATTCCCGGGAACAGTTTCATGAGGGCTACGTGGGTATCAAACCGCGACCTCATCGACAACTTGCCGGTGGGGCGCGCCCTAATGGCCTCGGTGGCATAGTCGATCTTTACCCCGGCCTTGGCCAGGGGCGGGTAATTTTCGGAATGGAACGCATCGAAGTACATGCTCTCCACTTTCCTTGCACGGCAACCGCGGATCAATTCATAATCAAAATAGATGCACACCTCAGGGACAATGGGCTTGCCCTCGTGCCGGGCGGAGGCGATCTCCAAGGCGGTGATCAAGTTTTCCCTCGCATCGGACCGCGGGTCGCTTATCGGCAACTGCGCCCCCGTAAAAATCACGGGCTTCGCCAGCCCTGGCAGCATAAAGCTCAAAGCGGAAGCGGTATAGGCCATGGTATCGGTGCCGTGCAGCACCACAAACCCATCCATTTCGTTGTGGTTTTCAAAAACAATTTTCCCTATGGCCTGCCAGTGTGCAGGCTCAATGTTGGAGGAGTCGATGGGGTGGTCAAAGGCAATCACGGTAATGTCGAGCAACAGGTTCCTTAAGGTGGGCAAATGGGACAGGATGTGGTTAAAATCAAACGGGACAAGCACCCCGCTGGCATCGTGGGTCATGCCCAAAGTGCCCCCGGTATACACAATCATGACCCTGGCCTTTGGGTTGGCGGGAAGCGCGGTATTGATATTGACCTTATTGTAGTTCATTTGCCAAATAACCGTTGGACATTGGAAGTGGTCGCTTGTTGCAGCTCTTCCAGGGGTATTTTCCTCAGTTCGGCCACCCGCCTGGCGATGATGGGAATATAGGCCGGTTCGTTCCGCTTGCCCCTGTGCGGCACCGGGCTCAGGTATGGGCTGTCCGTTTCCAAAACGATGGTATTGATGTCGAGTTCGGGGATGACTTTGTCCATTCCGCTGTTCTTAAAGGTGGACACCCCGCCCAGGCCGAGGTAAAACCCAAGTTTCGTGACCTGCCTGGCCTGCGCGACTGTGCCCGTAAAGCAGTGGAACACTCCTTTCAACTTATCATCGTGCAAGGCTTCCACCAGGGCAATGGTTTGATCGATCGAATCCCGGCAATGGACCACCACCGGCAACCCGTATTGCCTGGCCCAGTTCACTTGCACGGTGAAGGCTTCCTTTTGTTGCCCCCAGTAGGCCTTGTCCCAATAAAGGTCCGTGCCAATCTCCCCGATGGCGGCAAAAGGCCGCTTTGATAGCCACGACTCCACCACATACAGTTCTTTTTCAAAATCCTTTTTGACAGAGCAGGGATGAAGCCCCATCATGGAAATACATTGGGCAGGGTTTTTTGCCTCCACCTCCAACATATCGTCCACGGAAGTATGGTCGATGTTGGGCATATAGATTTTTTGCACATTGTTCCCCATGCACCTGCCCAAAACCTCCGCCCTGTCAGGGGCAAATTCCTTTAGGTATATGTGGGCATGGCTGTCTATCCAATACATCTATTGATAATTGATTTCAATTGGTCACATATGGAACCGTCCGTTATTATAGTGCCGTTGGGTGCAATGTCCTTTACAGTTTGCTTGCAGCTTTGAAGCACTTGCCTGTCCAACGAAACTAAAGTTGGTTTCAGTTTATCCGCCATAAGCCATGTGTATTGTTGGCGGTTCGTTGTTTATTTTTTTGGTCCATAAATCAATTGTACAACCCCTGATTTAAAGGTGTTGGTTTTTATCAAGTTTAGGTTTAATCTTTTGTCTAAGTCTTCAAATAGTGGTTTTCCACACCCCAATGCTATCGGATGAACTGAAATTCGAAATATGTCTACAAGCCCAAGTCGAATAAATGTTTTAATTAGACTTGCTCCTCCATAAAGCCAAATGTCTTTCCCGCCTTCCTTTTTTATTTTATTGACTTTGTTCTTTATGTCCGAATTTAAAAAGATTGCCCTATCATCTTGAATATTTTGACGCGAGAACACATATTTTTCTTTTGAGTGTACTCCTTGCCATAGTTGTATTTCCGTCTCACTTGCACCCTCATTGGGCTGGAAGTTCCCCCAAGCGTCATAACTCACCCTCCCATAAAATATGGTGTCAATGGTAGATAGGAAACCACCAAAATCCATATCATCATCCATAATGCACCAATCAATTTCACCTTTTGGTCCTTCTATGAAACCATCCAAAGTTACCGCTAAGTCCAAAACTATATTCTTCATTTATTCAAATACTTTCCCTTGTTGGTGAGATGTAATAAACTGTTTTATTTGACCTTTTACCTTTTAGGTTCCCCTCTTTACAATGTCTTTTACGAGGCGATTTCATCCCAATGCCTCCTCAATGGCTTCGGCCAGCAAATTAGTTTCGCCAAACGGCCCCACAAAACCTGTGCAGTGCTTTATTTCCCTTAAGGCCACCTCCAGGTCAAAATCCTTTTGGCGCTGGCAAAGGGCCACCCCTTTTTGCATCAGCATTGACCCAATATATTCCTGCTCCGTTTGCCCTGGCGTGGGCACCAATACCACTTTCTTGTTCAGCCTGGCCATGTCCATCACAGAGCTGTAACCCGGCCGGCAGAGGACCCATTCGCTTTTCCCGATAATGTCTTGCAGGCCCGATGCCAATAAACCATCCACCACCTTTAGGTTTTCCGAAACGTTGTTGGCCCCTCCTTCGTCCAGCTTGCCCCTCACCAGGATGGATTTGATGTTAAGGCCGGTAAGTTGATGAATGATTTTTTTTTCAAAGACCGTCCGTTGCGGCTCCGGGCCCGAGAGCACAATGGCCAATTGAAATTCTTTGCCCACAGGCCTGGCCTTTACAAATCGGGACAACACCCCCACCCATCTGGAATTGGGCAATGCGGGGAAGGACAACTTGCCCGATAAATTCACAAACGGATCGTCCGGCACCCAGCACCGGTCAAACTTGAGTATCCATTTATGGTTAAAATAGTTGACAACAGCCTGCAGCCAACCCCACCCTTTGGGCATAATAATGTGCAACTGGTGGCAGATAAAAACGGATTTGACATGGGGCACGCGGCAGCCATACCGGTTGTCGGAAATGATGAGGTCGTAGGGGTTTTCCTTTGCGATTTTTTTTATGGCCCGGTGCTCCCGGTGGATGGCCCAAAGGAACTTTGGCATTTGAAGGAAAATGGTGGCCATAAAGGGCAAGTGCCTGCCATACCTTGCCCCATACGAGGGCAGGGTAAAACTTTTAAGCTGAGGGAACTCAAGTTGCAAGAGCCGCAGGGCGCCACCCCCCGATGCCACATGCACTTCGTGGCCATTTTTCAACAGCAATTGGATAACGGGCATGCACCGGGTGGCGTGGCCAAGGCCCCAGTCCAAAGGTGCGACCAATATCCGGTTGGTTTTCATGCCCGCATTTTATTCAAGTACCGAAAGCGTTTCAAATGCAAAGCCCTTTTGTGCAAAGTGGTCCAGGAAAAGCGGCAGTACCCTGGTCATTTTTTTTTCTGCCTTGTAGCTGTCATGGAATACCACTATCGACCCGGGCCGAACGGCCCTGACCACCCCCTTCAGGCAGCGCGCTTCCGTTACGGACCGGGAATAATCGTACGACAGCACGTCCCACATGATTATCTTAAAAAGGCCGAGTTGCCTGGCCTGGCTCCTTTTGATCCTCCCATAGGGTGGCCTGAAGAGGGTGGTGCCCTTCATCAGGTTTTGACAGGCCATTATGTCTTTGATGTACTCGTCATTGGAAGTGGCCCACCCTTTCCTGTGGTTTTGTGTGTGGTTGCCTACCGCATGACCTGCGTTCAATATTTGGCTGAAAATGGTTTGGTTTTTTTCAACATTGCTTCCAATGCAAAAGAAAGTGGCCTTTGCCTTGAAAACATTGAGTTGGTCCAATACAAATTCAGTGGGCCCCGGTACCGGCCCGTCATCAAAAGTGAGGTATATCTTGTTTTGGTCAGTGGGGACCCTCCACACCAGCCTGGGGTACAACAATGGAAGTATGGGCGGGGTACGAAAAAACAAAACAAGCCTGTTAAATCACCCTGCAGGAGAGCATGGTGATGTCGTCTTTATAACTGTTCTTGCCTTTGAACCCATCGAGCTTTACGATGATATCCTGGTGCATGGCCTTAAGGTCTTTGTTGAGGTTGGCCTCCAGGTAGGCCACCAACGTTTCCTGGCCGAATTCCTCCCCCTTCTCATTTATCGTTTCCGTGAGCCCATCCGTGTAGGCAAACAAAAAGAATTCTTCCAGGCCGGTAATAAACCCCTCATTGATAAAGGGCAGGGGGTGCATGGCACCAATGACGGTCGACCCCTCCTCGAGCAGTTGCATGCCCTCCTTCCTGGTGAACAGGATGGGCGGGTTGTGGCCGGCATTTACATACACCATGGTCTTCAGGCTAAGGTCATAAATGGCGCCAAAGAAGGTTATGAACTTTTCGCCCTTGGTGTTTTCAAGCACCTGGTAGTTCAAGGCCTCCAAAATTTCGGTAAGGTTCGGGGTCTGCCTCAGGAGGGTGCGCAAGGATGCCTGGAAGTTGGACATCAGCAGTGCGGCCGGTATGCCCTTGCCGCTAACATCGGCCACACAGATCAAAAACTGGTTTTTATTGATGGGGATATAATCATAATAATCGCCCCCTATCAGGTCGTGCGGCAGGTAACTGGCCTCTATTTTCAGCCTGTCCGTATTGGGGAGTTTTTCCGGAAACAAAAATTGCTGCACATCGCTGGCAATTTCAAGTTCCTTTCTCAAGGCTTCCTGCTCCAATTGCCTCCTCACGAGCTTTTTGTTCTCGATCGCCACGATGATGATGTTGCTCAACGCCTGAATAAACTTGATGCTCTCATCGCGGTCGTGGGCGGAGGGCTGGTTCCCGGCATCCCCCACAAACACCAAAGCCAGTGTTTTGTCTTTGTGGGCCACGGGAATCACAATGTCAAACTCATGAAAGTCGCATTTTTCAAACTCCCCCATGTTGTGTA
Proteins encoded in this window:
- a CDS encoding dihydrofolate reductase, with amino-acid sequence MKNIVLDLAVTLDGFIEGPKGEIDWCIMDDDMDFGGFLSTIDTIFYGRVSYDAWGNFQPNEGASETEIQLWQGVHSKEKYVFSRQNIQDDRAIFLNSDIKNKVNKIKKEGGKDIWLYGGASLIKTFIRLGLVDIFRISVHPIALGCGKPLFEDLDKRLNLNLIKTNTFKSGVVQLIYGPKK
- a CDS encoding polysaccharide deacetylase family protein, translating into MFFRTPPILPLLYPRLVWRVPTDQNKIYLTFDDGPVPGPTEFVLDQLNVFKAKATFFCIGSNVEKNQTIFSQILNAGHAVGNHTQNHRKGWATSNDEYIKDIMACQNLMKGTTLFRPPYGRIKRSQARQLGLFKIIMWDVLSYDYSRSVTEARCLKGVVRAVRPGSIVVFHDSYKAEKKMTRVLPLFLDHFAQKGFAFETLSVLE
- a CDS encoding MotA/TolQ/ExbB proton channel family protein; amino-acid sequence: MKKQFAILALFGVLIFGSFTLAMAQEGDSTQTGSEQTEAVSSEQDQAPVMDVATDATTEEASFHQRIKEKFIEGGAPFMWPILICLIFGLAVSIERIITLNLATTNTKKLLAKIEDALSKGGIEAAKDVTKNTKGPVASIFTQGLMRSSEGMEMVEKSIVSYGGVEMGRLEKGLIWISLFISLGPMLGFFGTVIGMVGAFDAIEAAGDISPQVVAGGMKTALLTTVGGLIVGMILQVFYNYLVSKIDSLVNDMEDASISLVDLLVKHKIVK
- a CDS encoding biopolymer transporter ExbD — its product is MSKFRKKTKVKQDIPTSSMPDVVFMLLFFFMVTTELRKTAVDVMQRIPQATQLRKLQRKSLVTNLYIGEPKKSEQFGTEPKIQADDAFIEPSDIILWVNRKKDELPENEREQLTIAMKVDREAKRGIIADVETELRKANARKILYSTLQKSENR
- a CDS encoding asparaginase; the protein is MNYNKVNINTALPANPKARVMIVYTGGTLGMTHDASGVLVPFDFNHILSHLPTLRNLLLDITVIAFDHPIDSSNIEPAHWQAIGKIVFENHNEMDGFVVLHGTDTMAYTASALSFMLPGLAKPVIFTGAQLPISDPRSDARENLITALEIASARHEGKPIVPEVCIYFDYELIRGCRARKVESMYFDAFHSENYPPLAKAGVKIDYATEAIRARPTGKLSMRSRFDTHVALMKLFPGISEPFVRAVLATPGLKALVLETYGAGNAPSAPWFLALLKDAVAGNILILNISQCPGGMVTQGKYATSKALEEIGVASGADMTTEAAITKLMLLLGEGGTGHARQWIGKALCGELTEG
- a CDS encoding MFS transporter, encoding MDSAVSPQLNNTRTIRAWCMYDWANSVYSLVITSAIFPVYYKAVAVTERGDTVAFLGFSLNNSVLYTYALSFSFFIVALILPLLSGMADYAGRKKAYMKVFVALGSMACMGLYFFRDVGDLEWAIVCSMLASIGYSGSLVFYDAFLPEIVTIDRYDATSARGYSMGYYGSVILMVICLFIITYFDSFGFATEGGAVRFTFLLVGLWWMGFSLITFRYVPENPYGRKASGNIWTKGYAELLKVWQSLKASPDLKKYLAAFFFFNMGVQTVMYLATLFGTDVLQMESNKLIMTILLIQLVASVGAWLSARFSAANGNKVALLGMIGIWVVVCIAAYFISTENQFYALAFVVGMIMGGVQSLARATYTKLIPENAIDHASYFSFFDVAYNLSIVLGTFSFGLINQLTGNMRNSALVLALFFIVGMAMLALVKSENLKKANTAGASR
- a CDS encoding TatD family hydrolase, with product MYWIDSHAHIYLKEFAPDRAEVLGRCMGNNVQKIYMPNIDHTSVDDMLEVEAKNPAQCISMMGLHPCSVKKDFEKELYVVESWLSKRPFAAIGEIGTDLYWDKAYWGQQKEAFTVQVNWARQYGLPVVVHCRDSIDQTIALVEALHDDKLKGVFHCFTGTVAQARQVTKLGFYLGLGGVSTFKNSGMDKVIPELDINTIVLETDSPYLSPVPHRGKRNEPAYIPIIARRVAELRKIPLEELQQATTSNVQRLFGK
- a CDS encoding SpoIIE family protein phosphatase, with amino-acid sequence MPEPTLQKKIEKKELELNALLEITQAINSNVPEESLYKIFNFTLRSNLNITKLALFVLDEVWNCKVNFGTRKSFLNIPLDDHFKMIKRVHNMGEFEKCDFHEFDIVIPVAHKDKTLALVFVGDAGNQPSAHDRDESIKFIQALSNIIIVAIENKKLVRRQLEQEALRKELEIASDVQQFLFPEKLPNTDRLKIEASYLPHDLIGGDYYDYIPINKNQFLICVADVSGKGIPAALLMSNFQASLRTLLRQTPNLTEILEALNYQVLENTKGEKFITFFGAIYDLSLKTMVYVNAGHNPPILFTRKEGMQLLEEGSTVIGAMHPLPFINEGFITGLEEFFLFAYTDGLTETINEKGEEFGQETLVAYLEANLNKDLKAMHQDIIVKLDGFKGKNSYKDDITMLSCRVI
- a CDS encoding glycosyltransferase, coding for MKTNRILVAPLDWGLGHATRCMPVIQLLLKNGHEVHVASGGGALRLLQLEFPQLKSFTLPSYGARYGRHLPFMATIFLQMPKFLWAIHREHRAIKKIAKENPYDLIISDNRYGCRVPHVKSVFICHQLHIIMPKGWGWLQAVVNYFNHKWILKFDRCWVPDDPFVNLSGKLSFPALPNSRWVGVLSRFVKARPVGKEFQLAIVLSGPEPQRTVFEKKIIHQLTGLNIKSILVRGKLDEGGANNVSENLKVVDGLLASGLQDIIGKSEWVLCRPGYSSVMDMARLNKKVVLVPTPGQTEQEYIGSMLMQKGVALCQRQKDFDLEVALREIKHCTGFVGPFGETNLLAEAIEEALG
- a CDS encoding biopolymer transporter ExbD; the encoded protein is MAKSTPEIPNASMADIAFLLLTFFLVTTTMPNDKGLSMQLPPPPEAQTEDIKIPERNMFKIQVNSSDALLVEGEPMEDVSGLKDMIKKFILNNGADPKSSDNPEKAIVSLKTDRGTTHKRFIEILDIAQAAYYDIYAEQAGVTNEEFRKVASDLNNPENKRIYDKGREGIPMNISIAEPTKAGGN